One window of Dehalobacterium formicoaceticum genomic DNA carries:
- the mnhG gene encoding monovalent cation/H(+) antiporter subunit G — MNGIMIGEFLGALLILGGALLSFFSAIGIIRFPDVYTRAHAASKSSSLGVLLILTGTFFYFWLADGFISIRLLLALAFIFLTTPVGTHLMCRAAYRSGIGVDEQPPEYQEETSG, encoded by the coding sequence TTGAACGGGATCATGATCGGTGAATTCTTAGGTGCTCTGCTGATCCTCGGTGGCGCCTTACTTAGTTTTTTTAGTGCCATCGGTATCATCCGCTTTCCTGATGTCTATACCAGAGCCCATGCTGCTTCCAAAAGCTCTTCGCTCGGTGTGCTCCTCATTCTGACCGGAACCTTTTTCTATTTCTGGCTGGCGGATGGTTTCATTAGTATTCGTCTTCTTTTAGCGCTGGCGTTTATCTTTCTCACCACCCCGGTGGGTACGCACCTGATGTGCCGGGCTGCTTACCGCTCCGGAATCGGAGTAGATGAGCAACCTCCTGAGTATCAGGAAGAAACTTCAGGTTAA
- a CDS encoding Na(+)/H(+) antiporter subunit F1: MLKTILTLSLILISVAISLALFRVIKGPTIPDRVMALDAIGIYLIAAVAMLSVLLNTHAFFDVMLQLGILSFIGTTAYSRYLERGYLIERDHDR, encoded by the coding sequence GTGCTGAAAACGATTTTAACCTTGTCCCTGATCTTAATATCCGTTGCCATTTCCCTGGCTCTTTTCCGTGTCATCAAAGGGCCCACCATTCCCGATCGGGTCATGGCCTTGGATGCCATCGGTATTTATCTGATCGCCGCGGTGGCGATGTTATCTGTTTTGCTTAACACCCACGCATTTTTTGATGTGATGCTCCAATTAGGGATCTTATCCTTTATCGGAACTACCGCTTATTCTCGCTATCTGGAAAGGGGGTATTTAATTGAACGGGATCATGATCGGTGA
- a CDS encoding Na+/H+ antiporter subunit E, protein MIFLPIQLLLNIFIAVLWVLLQDSWTSLTFFVGYLVGLLLIFLMRRYFPTPFYLKKLCAMIHLLYVFIRELVSSAIFVLRIVLSPKININPGFFTLETQLRGSWELTTLSLLITLTPGSVVIGISPEEDHLFIHAVDIPDMRDAVIKAKDAFEHAIMGVTR, encoded by the coding sequence GTGATTTTCTTGCCCATTCAACTATTATTAAATATTTTTATTGCCGTGCTTTGGGTTTTGCTCCAGGATTCGTGGACCAGTCTGACCTTTTTCGTGGGCTACCTGGTGGGGCTCCTGCTTATTTTTCTCATGCGCCGTTATTTCCCCACTCCCTTTTATTTAAAAAAGCTGTGTGCAATGATTCATCTGCTTTATGTTTTTATTCGGGAATTGGTATCCTCTGCTATTTTTGTCCTGCGCATCGTTTTAAGTCCTAAGATCAACATCAATCCGGGCTTTTTCACTCTGGAAACCCAACTGCGCGGCAGCTGGGAGCTGACAACCTTATCCCTGCTGATTACCTTGACCCCAGGTTCTGTGGTCATTGGGATCTCCCCGGAAGAAGACCATCTCTTCATCCATGCTGTGGATATCCCGGACATGCGGGATGCGGTAATTAAGGCGAAGGATGCTTTTGAACATGCTATTATGGGGGTGACGCGCTAG
- a CDS encoding Na+/H+ antiporter subunit D produces the protein MMNNLIILPLLIPLGAGLMTAIFRKNILFQRIISILAVLLTCAASFFLISQVSSQGIQTLQLGGWPAPYGITFALDMFAALLILTASFVSLACLLFAIPSIGQERERYYFYPLYQFLMVGVNGSFLTGDLFNLFVCFEVMLLASYVLLSLGGTKPQLRESIKYILINTISSSLFLIAIAYLYRITGTVNMAHLSVLIAQAGQDGLITTVSLLFIIVFSLKAGLLLFFWLPGSYSTPPAAVRAVFGALLTKVGIYAIFRVFSLIFYHQPETTHLILGVMALLTMLLGGMGAMAYWDIHKILSYNVIISVGFIIAGFTAFSMEAIIGAIYYLMHDMIVKALLFLIGGAMIGITGTSKLKEMSGLIRYHPLLGWMFFIGAMALGGIPPLSGFIGKLIITQGILEKGALDPFFYALAAAGLLSSLMALYSVVKIFTNGFWGETLLSKDMEKISTKGLIFPCVLLTAISIFLGLGGEVLYPYLAAAAETLLNPQIYIEAVLK, from the coding sequence ATGATGAATAACTTGATTATTCTGCCGCTGCTGATCCCCCTGGGGGCAGGCTTGATGACCGCAATTTTTCGCAAAAACATCCTCTTTCAGAGAATAATCAGTATTTTGGCCGTCCTTTTGACCTGCGCCGCATCCTTTTTTCTGATCAGCCAGGTTTCATCCCAGGGGATACAAACCTTACAGTTAGGCGGCTGGCCGGCTCCCTATGGCATCACCTTTGCTTTAGATATGTTTGCCGCACTGCTTATTTTGACCGCCAGCTTTGTTTCCCTGGCTTGTCTTTTGTTTGCCATTCCTTCCATTGGTCAGGAGCGGGAGAGATATTATTTCTACCCTTTATATCAGTTCTTAATGGTCGGGGTAAACGGCTCTTTTTTAACCGGAGACCTTTTCAATCTTTTTGTCTGCTTTGAAGTCATGCTCCTGGCATCCTATGTGCTGCTCTCCCTGGGGGGCACCAAGCCCCAGCTTAGGGAATCCATTAAATACATTCTGATTAATACCATTTCATCTTCCCTGTTTCTCATTGCCATTGCTTATCTTTATCGCATCACTGGAACGGTCAATATGGCCCATCTCTCAGTGCTGATCGCCCAGGCGGGGCAGGATGGCCTGATCACTACGGTATCCTTACTCTTTATCATTGTGTTCAGCCTAAAAGCCGGTCTGCTGCTCTTTTTCTGGCTGCCAGGATCCTATAGTACGCCTCCGGCAGCCGTTCGGGCTGTCTTTGGGGCCCTTTTGACCAAGGTGGGCATTTACGCGATTTTTCGGGTTTTTTCCCTGATTTTCTATCATCAACCGGAAACAACCCACTTGATCTTAGGCGTGATGGCACTCTTGACCATGCTTTTAGGAGGCATGGGGGCAATGGCTTATTGGGATATCCATAAGATTTTATCCTATAATGTCATCATCTCAGTTGGTTTTATTATCGCAGGCTTTACCGCCTTTTCCATGGAAGCAATCATCGGCGCTATTTATTACCTGATGCATGATATGATCGTCAAAGCGCTCCTCTTTCTCATCGGCGGAGCTATGATCGGGATTACAGGCACCAGCAAGCTAAAAGAAATGAGCGGTTTGATCCGCTATCATCCTTTGCTCGGCTGGATGTTTTTCATTGGAGCCATGGCCTTAGGCGGTATCCCGCCTTTAAGCGGTTTTATCGGTAAACTGATTATTACCCAGGGAATATTGGAAAAAGGAGCTTTAGATCCTTTCTTCTATGCTCTGGCCGCTGCGGGCTTATTATCCAGCCTGATGGCCCTTTATTCTGTGGTAAAAATTTTCACCAATGGTTTTTGGGGTGAAACCTTATTAAGTAAGGATATGGAAAAAATAAGCACAAAGGGTTTGATTTTCCCTTGTGTGCTTTTAACTGCAATCAGTATTTTCTTAGGTTTGGGGGGCGAGGTGCTTTACCCTTATCTGGCCGCGGCTGCTGAAACCCTCTTAAATCCCCAAATCTATATTGAAGCCGTGTTAAAATAA
- a CDS encoding Na(+)/H(+) antiporter subunit C, with protein sequence METLISVLIGILFTIGVYLILSKNLLHIIFGSSILSHGAHLLIITMGGLKKGAPPLVSENAAAYADPLPQSLILTAIVINFAVTAFLLVLAYRSYDVLGTNDMNQLRGVNDE encoded by the coding sequence ATGGAAACATTAATATCGGTACTTATTGGTATTCTTTTTACCATTGGAGTATATTTAATATTGTCAAAAAATCTGCTCCATATTATTTTCGGCAGCTCCATCCTTTCCCATGGAGCCCATTTACTGATTATCACGATGGGGGGATTAAAAAAAGGGGCACCCCCTTTAGTGAGTGAAAATGCTGCTGCCTATGCGGATCCCCTTCCTCAGTCACTGATTCTGACCGCCATCGTCATTAATTTTGCCGTCACTGCTTTTCTCCTGGTGCTTGCTTACCGGTCCTATGATGTCCTGGGCACCAACGATATGAATCAATTAAGGGGGGTTAATGATGAATAA
- a CDS encoding Na(+)/H(+) antiporter subunit B, which yields MKHHEDMILQTVAKIAAFIILTVAVYLFWGGHHQPGGGFVGGLIVSSAVILMYLAFDLKSVLAGISFDFKILAPIGVSIAMVTGMIPMFMGRPFLSQAFGYFDLPIFGETELASAVLFDTGVALAVIGTALTIITAISEDECTWKH from the coding sequence TTGAAGCATCATGAAGATATGATTTTACAGACAGTAGCCAAGATTGCTGCCTTTATCATTTTAACCGTTGCTGTTTATCTTTTTTGGGGCGGACACCATCAACCGGGGGGTGGCTTTGTCGGCGGCCTGATTGTGAGCTCTGCTGTAATCCTGATGTATTTAGCCTTTGACTTAAAGAGCGTACTTGCCGGCATTTCCTTTGATTTTAAAATCTTGGCGCCCATCGGGGTCTCGATTGCCATGGTTACAGGTATGATTCCCATGTTTATGGGCCGGCCTTTTTTAAGTCAAGCTTTTGGTTATTTTGATCTCCCTATCTTTGGGGAAACGGAATTAGCCAGTGCCGTTTTATTTGATACCGGCGTTGCTCTGGCCGTGATCGGGACTGCTCTGACGATCATAACTGCCATCAGTGAGGATGAATGCACATGGAAACATTAA
- the mbhE gene encoding hydrogen gas-evolving membrane-bound hydrogenase subunit E has protein sequence MGHVAPPLVLAVLTILFFFYPNVLADYLLLPALAAVLPNMAAADFGIEPILAWHGWTPELMMTIGVVLLGTLLYLTFPKWSRIYHQLPHWLTLNHAHDRFLSLGEKISLTTTKAYMTGFTRDYLAYIFLFMILLLGGGLFGQQNFSFDPTGNSPIEFYEVILVLVMISAALTVALAANRLTSIIALGVMGYVIAIFFVIFRAPDLALTQLVVETVTTALFLLCFYHLPKIKKEVVRLSFKITNLAISLGVGLIVTAMALSAQGHQLFPPISGFFENSYELAGANNMVNALLVDFRGFDTMLEITVFTIAGIGVYTLIKLRMSRRDSD, from the coding sequence TTGGGGCATGTTGCTCCCCCTTTGGTGCTGGCTGTTTTGACGATCCTTTTTTTCTTTTACCCCAATGTCCTGGCCGATTACCTGCTGCTTCCGGCTTTAGCCGCTGTTTTGCCCAATATGGCAGCTGCAGACTTTGGTATTGAACCTATCCTGGCTTGGCACGGCTGGACACCGGAACTGATGATGACCATAGGAGTGGTGCTTTTGGGTACTCTTCTTTATCTTACCTTCCCCAAATGGTCCAGGATTTATCATCAGCTGCCTCATTGGCTTACCTTAAATCATGCCCACGACCGTTTCCTGTCTCTTGGCGAAAAAATTTCACTTACCACCACCAAAGCTTATATGACCGGTTTTACCCGGGATTATTTGGCCTATATTTTCCTATTCATGATTCTGTTACTGGGCGGCGGCCTTTTTGGCCAACAAAATTTTTCCTTTGACCCTACCGGTAACAGTCCCATCGAATTCTACGAAGTGATCCTGGTGCTGGTCATGATCAGCGCCGCCCTTACTGTGGCCCTTGCCGCCAACCGATTAACCAGCATTATTGCTTTAGGTGTAATGGGTTATGTTATTGCTATCTTCTTTGTGATTTTTCGTGCCCCCGATCTGGCTTTGACCCAGCTGGTGGTAGAAACAGTAACTACCGCCCTTTTTCTCCTCTGTTTTTATCATTTGCCCAAAATCAAAAAAGAGGTCGTCCGCCTTTCATTTAAAATCACCAATTTAGCAATATCTCTGGGTGTGGGCCTGATTGTTACCGCAATGGCTTTATCGGCTCAAGGGCACCAGCTTTTCCCGCCTATTTCCGGTTTTTTTGAAAATTCCTATGAGCTGGCAGGAGCAAACAACATGGTCAATGCCCTTTTAGTTGATTTCCGCGGCTTTGATACCATGCTGGAAATTACCGTCTTCACCATCGCCGGAATCGGTGTTTACACTTTAATTAAACTACGCATGTCCAGGAGGGATTCGGATTGA
- a CDS encoding proton-conducting transporter membrane subunit gives MSFVHLIIFIPFVAALLIPFFYKYLSRIHTGWFVLPIPAVLFVRLAAEVPLVAQGEIFMHTMPWIPSLDINLAVCLDGLSLLFSLLILGIGTLVVLYSIFYLDKEHEALGNFYLYLLIFMGAMLGLVFSDHLMLLYAFWELTSVSSFLLIAYWYQRKKSRAGALKALFITIFGGLSMLAGFILLSSGMGTYSIREIIGSGKEVTLLPQFFPAMLLILLGAFTKSAQFPFHIWLPDAMEAPTPISAYLHSATMVKAGIYLVARLTPIFGGTMPWFWLVSLVGLVTLFWGSFSAVKQTDLKAMLAFSTVSQLGMIMCLLGLGSAALAEPLNIMSSLYPAAMLTAIFHLVNHSTFKGCLFMVVGIIDHNTGTRDIRKLGGLIRLMPLSFTMMMIGSFSMAGLPPFSGFLSKELFFTSVLHIARLDIFRLETWGVLFPVVAWVASIFTFVYCMILVFQTFLGKYQPQKLEREAYESSWGMLLPLWCWLF, from the coding sequence TTGTCCTTTGTTCATCTGATTATTTTTATCCCATTTGTTGCTGCGCTCTTGATCCCTTTTTTTTATAAATATTTATCTCGGATCCATACCGGCTGGTTTGTCCTGCCGATTCCGGCTGTGTTATTTGTCCGTCTGGCCGCTGAGGTACCTTTAGTCGCTCAGGGAGAAATTTTCATGCACACCATGCCCTGGATCCCTTCCCTGGACATTAATCTTGCCGTTTGTCTGGACGGTTTATCCCTGCTCTTCAGTCTGCTTATTTTAGGTATCGGCACTCTGGTGGTGCTCTATTCCATTTTTTATTTAGACAAAGAACATGAAGCTTTAGGTAACTTTTATCTTTACTTATTGATTTTTATGGGTGCCATGCTGGGTTTGGTCTTTTCCGATCACCTCATGCTCCTCTATGCCTTCTGGGAACTAACCAGTGTTTCCTCCTTTTTATTAATTGCCTATTGGTACCAAAGAAAGAAGTCCCGCGCCGGTGCTCTCAAGGCACTCTTTATTACCATTTTCGGCGGCTTAAGCATGTTGGCAGGTTTCATCCTGCTTTCTTCCGGCATGGGCACGTACAGTATCCGGGAAATCATCGGCTCCGGAAAAGAAGTGACCCTACTACCCCAATTTTTCCCTGCCATGCTGCTTATTTTACTGGGGGCTTTTACCAAGTCGGCCCAATTCCCCTTTCATATCTGGCTGCCGGATGCCATGGAAGCACCCACTCCGATCAGTGCCTATCTTCATTCAGCCACGATGGTGAAAGCGGGTATTTATCTGGTAGCCCGCTTGACCCCAATCTTTGGCGGCACCATGCCCTGGTTTTGGCTTGTTTCTCTGGTGGGGCTGGTCACCTTGTTTTGGGGCTCCTTTTCCGCGGTTAAGCAGACGGATTTAAAAGCGATGTTAGCCTTTTCTACAGTCAGCCAATTGGGCATGATTATGTGTCTTTTAGGACTGGGATCCGCCGCTCTGGCAGAACCGCTGAATATTATGAGTTCCCTTTATCCTGCCGCTATGCTCACAGCAATTTTCCATCTGGTGAATCATTCTACTTTTAAAGGCTGCCTTTTTATGGTGGTAGGGATAATCGACCATAATACCGGCACCCGGGATATCCGAAAATTAGGCGGTCTGATCCGGTTGATGCCCCTCTCCTTTACCATGATGATGATCGGCAGCTTTTCGATGGCCGGCTTGCCTCCCTTCAGCGGATTCTTAAGCAAAGAGCTTTTCTTTACAAGTGTGCTGCACATTGCCCGCCTGGATATCTTCCGCTTGGAAACCTGGGGTGTCCTATTCCCTGTCGTTGCTTGGGTAGCCAGTATTTTTACCTTCGTTTACTGCATGATTTTGGTCTTCCAAACCTTTCTGGGTAAATATCAACCGCAAAAATTGGAGAGGGAGGCTTATGAAAGCAGTTGGGGCATGTTGCTCCCCCTTTGGTGCTGGCTGTTTTGA
- a CDS encoding histidine kinase → MKKCKTRMDESILVCVAYGPNGERLIRRGSKIANMLDCPLYILTIDPLPFEELDGERTAYIEFWRKLAEESDADGFILMDNEKRPVAKVIAQVAREKHTTQIIIGQTAQSRWREITKGSIVNVLLREIPFIDLHIISVARALVDREDHYEKGVRAYLIPEGDGYRVSFHHEANAAYEGIFFKEIGTDFDNGIFKFLSNQEIMHVHVTDDFVKELKNVSMTECEWD, encoded by the coding sequence ATGAAGAAATGTAAAACGCGGATGGATGAAAGCATTCTTGTCTGCGTAGCGTATGGTCCCAATGGGGAACGTTTGATTCGTCGGGGATCAAAAATTGCCAATATGCTGGACTGCCCACTTTATATTTTAACCATTGATCCACTGCCTTTTGAAGAACTCGACGGTGAACGCACCGCTTATATAGAATTTTGGAGAAAATTAGCGGAAGAAAGTGATGCTGATGGATTTATTCTGATGGATAACGAAAAACGTCCTGTAGCTAAGGTGATTGCCCAGGTGGCCCGGGAGAAGCACACGACCCAGATCATTATCGGTCAAACAGCCCAAAGCCGTTGGCGGGAGATCACTAAAGGATCAATTGTCAATGTTCTGTTGCGGGAAATTCCTTTTATTGATCTGCACATTATTTCTGTGGCCCGGGCTTTGGTGGACCGGGAAGACCATTACGAGAAAGGAGTGCGGGCTTATTTGATCCCGGAAGGGGACGGGTACCGGGTAAGCTTTCATCATGAAGCCAATGCGGCTTATGAAGGTATTTTCTTTAAAGAAATCGGTACGGATTTTGATAATGGGATTTTTAAATTCCTGAGCAATCAAGAAATCATGCATGTTCACGTCACCGATGATTTTGTCAAAGAATTGAAGAATGTCTCCATGACGGAATGCGAATGGGATTAA
- a CDS encoding sigma 54-interacting transcriptional regulator encodes MKRDDIGELELLRQEIEILKKTNIQLQEVGDDLERENQLLKTILDSIHEGVYATDEKGKIILYNREVEKTEGLKRSDVLGKKETDVYSYISENNFYEAVTEKVMKTVKPLIEHHYKYYLPNGKRNDILINAFPFFYQEKLAGVYTVGRDVKTIGEFISNTLVMQRKLTMEENNPANVKGARYLLDHIIGDSKEMKETVALARKVAGHSSPILIVGETGTGKELFAQGIHNASLFAKGPFVPVNCAAIPDSLLESILFGTVKGAFTGAVDIPGLFEQAENGTIFLDEINSMPFSLQAKLLRVLQDKVVRRIGSKTETPINTRIISATNVDPFVAVQEQVIRSDLFFRLATVTIDIPPLRERKNDIHVLGHYFIRKFNDKFGIFVKGISRDLIKPFEHYYWPGNVRELENIIESGMNFVEHQDDELDLEHLPMYFQERLLKTKEISKYMPGIQGTLRSNLQEFEKRLIYDALLRNSWNITRTAQELGILRQNLQHKIKVLNLQKENR; translated from the coding sequence ATGAAAAGAGATGACATCGGCGAATTGGAATTGCTAAGACAAGAAATTGAGATCCTGAAAAAGACAAATATTCAGCTTCAGGAGGTAGGAGATGATCTGGAGCGAGAGAATCAGTTGTTAAAAACAATCCTTGATAGCATTCACGAGGGCGTTTATGCTACCGATGAAAAGGGGAAAATTATTTTATATAATCGGGAGGTGGAAAAAACAGAAGGGCTAAAAAGATCCGATGTTTTAGGAAAAAAAGAAACCGATGTCTATTCCTATATTAGTGAAAACAACTTTTATGAAGCCGTTACTGAGAAGGTTATGAAGACTGTAAAGCCCTTGATTGAGCATCATTATAAGTATTATCTGCCAAACGGGAAACGAAACGATATATTAATCAATGCTTTTCCTTTCTTTTATCAAGAAAAACTTGCCGGTGTTTATACTGTCGGACGTGATGTTAAAACCATCGGCGAATTTATATCCAATACCCTTGTGATGCAAAGAAAACTGACCATGGAAGAAAATAATCCCGCAAATGTGAAGGGAGCTAGATATCTCTTGGATCACATTATTGGTGACAGCAAGGAAATGAAGGAAACAGTTGCTTTGGCTCGAAAGGTGGCCGGACATAGTTCTCCCATATTAATTGTTGGGGAAACAGGAACGGGCAAAGAACTTTTTGCTCAAGGAATTCATAACGCCAGTTTATTTGCCAAGGGCCCTTTTGTACCGGTCAATTGTGCTGCTATTCCCGATTCCCTGCTGGAAAGCATATTATTTGGTACGGTAAAAGGAGCCTTTACCGGAGCGGTTGATATTCCCGGATTATTTGAACAAGCGGAGAACGGTACGATTTTTTTGGATGAAATCAATTCCATGCCTTTCTCCCTGCAGGCGAAATTGTTAAGAGTGCTGCAGGACAAAGTGGTCAGGAGAATTGGCAGCAAAACGGAAACGCCCATTAACACCAGGATTATTAGTGCCACCAATGTGGATCCTTTTGTGGCAGTGCAAGAGCAGGTGATTAGGTCGGATTTGTTTTTTCGCTTGGCAACGGTCACAATAGATATCCCTCCGCTCCGTGAAAGGAAAAATGATATTCATGTTCTCGGCCACTATTTTATCAGAAAATTTAATGACAAATTCGGAATATTTGTCAAAGGAATTTCCCGTGATCTGATTAAGCCATTTGAACATTATTATTGGCCGGGAAATGTCAGGGAATTAGAAAATATCATTGAAAGCGGCATGAATTTTGTTGAGCATCAAGACGACGAGTTGGATTTGGAGCATTTGCCCATGTATTTTCAAGAGCGTTTACTTAAGACGAAGGAGATATCCAAATATATGCCTGGAATTCAAGGTACGTTGCGCAGCAATTTACAGGAGTTTGAAAAAAGATTGATTTATGATGCCCTTCTGCGCAATAGCTGGAATATTACGAGAACAGCTCAAGAGTTAGGCATTTTAAGACAAAACTTACAGCATAAAATTAAGGTGTTGAATTTGCAAAAAGAAAACCGGTAA